TCGGCCCCGAAATCGTCGCCGAAACCGTCCGCGTACTCGACAAACTCATCGCCCAAGGCTTGGACGCCAGCTACGAATACGCCCCACTAGGCGGCGAAGCCTACGACGAATACGGCCATCCCTATCCCGAATTCACGCAAAACCTCTGCCGCAAAGCCGATGCCGTCCTGCTCGGCGCGGTCGGCAGCCCGCAATACGACAATCTCGACCGCCCGCTGCGTCCCGAACGCGGCCTATTGGCAATCCGCAAAGACCTGAACCTGTTTGCCAACCTGCGCCCCGCCATCCTCTATCCCGAGCTTGCCAACGCCTCCACGCTCAAACCCGAAATCGTCGCAGGCCTCGACATCCTCATCGTGCGCGAACTCACCGGCGACATCTACTTCGGCGAACCGCGCGGCATCCGCGTTTTGGAAAACGGCGAACGCGAAGGCTACAACACCATGAAATACAGCGAAAGCGAAATCCGCCGCATCGCCCACGTCGCCTTCCAATCCGCCCAAAAACGCAGCAAAAAAGTCTGCTCCGTCGGCAAAGCCAACGTCTTGGAAACCACCGAACTCTGGCGCGAAATCTTTGAAGAAATCGGCAAACAATACCCCGACGTCGAACTCTCCCATATGTATGTGGACAACGCCGCCATGCAGCTCGTGCGCGCGCCCAAACAATTCGACGTCATCGCCACCGGCAACATCTTCGGCGACATCCTCTCCGACGAAGCCTCCATGCTGACCGGCTCCATCGGCATGCTGCCCTCCGCCTCGCTGGACGAAAACGGCAAAGGCCTGTACGAACCGTCACACGGCTCCGCACCCGACATCGCCGGACAAAATAAAGCCAACCCGCTGGCCACCATCCTCTCGCTT
The DNA window shown above is from Neisseria sicca and carries:
- the leuB gene encoding 3-isopropylmalate dehydrogenase produces the protein MTKHIAILRGDGIGPEIVAETVRVLDKLIAQGLDASYEYAPLGGEAYDEYGHPYPEFTQNLCRKADAVLLGAVGSPQYDNLDRPLRPERGLLAIRKDLNLFANLRPAILYPELANASTLKPEIVAGLDILIVRELTGDIYFGEPRGIRVLENGEREGYNTMKYSESEIRRIAHVAFQSAQKRSKKVCSVGKANVLETTELWREIFEEIGKQYPDVELSHMYVDNAAMQLVRAPKQFDVIATGNIFGDILSDEASMLTGSIGMLPSASLDENGKGLYEPSHGSAPDIAGQNKANPLATILSLAMLLRYSLNDEARAQQVESAVQKVLQQGLRTGDIYEEGTKLVSCSEMGDAVLAAL